Part of the Octopus bimaculoides isolate UCB-OBI-ISO-001 chromosome 21, ASM119413v2, whole genome shotgun sequence genome, aaatatcacaaagatatggtttctctccagtatgaatgcgtttgtgactAGCTAAATGACTGTTtcttgagaatgatttaccacagatatcacagtgatatggcttctcacctatatgaatatacatgtgtgtagttaAGCTATTgccatgagagaatgatttaccacagaaatcacagtggaatggtttctctcctgtatgaatacgtttgtgtttagttaaatcgCTACTTCCAGAaaacgatttaccacaaatatcacagtggaatggcttctctcctgtgtgaatacgtttgtgagtagttaagtgattacttagagagaatgatttaccacaaatattacagtgatatggtttctctcctgtatggatatgtttgtgaGAAGCTAAATGGTTACCTgcagagaatgacttaccacagatatcacaatgataaggtttctctcctgtgtgaatacgtttatgagtaGTTAAGTAACCACTTCGAGAgtacgatttaccacagatatcacagtgatatggcctctctcctgtatgaatgcgtatgtgtatagttaACTTACTACTcccagtgaatgatttaccacagatatgacagtgatatggtttctctcctgtatgaatgcgtttgtgtttagttaattgGCTCCCATCAGAGAAATAtatcccacagatatcacactgatatggtttttctcctgtatgaatgtgtttgtgatttGTTAGGTTACGTTTCTGAGTGAATGATctcccacaaatatcacaatgatatggcttctctcctgtatgaattcgtttgtgaGCGTTTAAATTACCTCTATGAAAGAACGATTTtctacagatatcacactgatataaatgtttttctttctcattgttcATGTCATCTGGTGAACCAGGACTTTCAACTGGTAATTCATATTTAACCTTGTTCCCACACAATTCACTTTccataattttttctctctcaccacagTCTAAAGACAGTTTTTCTTTTAGCTATATTTTATTCCTAACAAATATTCCTTCTGCTATATTCCTTCAGCTGTGATCTTTGTCAGTATTTGAAGATGCTGCAAACTTCTTTGGAATGcaagtttaattaaaatacaaaactgtTTTAAGCACATTCCAGAAAGTAgagaaactttattattattattcttaggtCAGAGTAAATATTTCATAGCAATTCTTCAGCAGATTTATATGAAGAGGGCGATATCTGTTCTGTACGAcactttcttttattggttttgaaacagaaaatttCTGTGTGAATGTCATCCAGTATTCTGAAATATAACAGGAATAttattcagatttttctgtcagattatttaatcacattattttcaagtaatcatgcattattttgtagctttgagattttgatgatgtgattgttttgttttagaacaatgttgtagggtagatgtgagatgccagatctggctggtttgagcataaaacaagaatattcaggccagtttagatgctaaagagttaaaatgtaGACATTCAACAGAAGACATTTTACTACATTCCTTCTATATTAATAAACTGTAGATACAAACGTATCGTCAGACCCCCAAAACCCCTTTAAAATACGGAGGTCTTGGGGTCTGACGATACGCTATGaagttaaaccctttatgaaCGGGAaaccccataaaccagccttcaccaggaatatatatatatatatataaatggtgttttttattcaattttcttacCAACGACAGTTTCCCCCACCCCATTAATCTATTTTCTATCGCACTCCATGTCACGTTGCTTCTTTTCAGTCGTCAAGAtagctatcacacacacaccatcctgCTCTCTCTTCAACACCTTAATTCCTATCTATTAGTCTTAATTTCGTAACCCCACTTTGTTTCAGAAGTCTTCCCACCTAATTGTGAAGGAACAaatgaatcttttatctttccatGGTTGAGACAAACTTTCTGGCGttggtgaataaataaacagagaggAATGTTTAGTCGTCATACCGAAGACAAGACAACCCTGCATAGTGCTGGTGCCACCGGAAAATgaacccaacacactctgtaatgtagttgatgttaggaagagcagtCGATCGTAAGAACCATGTCAAAAATGAGACACAAGACAACATCATCCTACCAAACTGTCCCATGTCAGCTTGGAAATCggacgtaaaacgatgatgatgtatgcgtacgtgtgactatgtacttgtgtgtgtatgcatgtatgtatttgcatcaaatacattaaatattatcaccctgtaaaataattataatgtagtttactaattaaaacaaattttacggAAACATTTTGCTCACTACCGATAGTAGTTAAAGTTTAACGACGACCGTTTACCTTTCATTTATCTTCAGTCCTGTCTGTTTCACATAAGTCTATCATCTTACACGTACAAAGTCGGTAAGATCGCTGCTCTTTCTCTAGACATTTGGACCCACGAAGAACCATGTTAACAGATCTTACTGCAGTAAACCAAATACGAGAATCCACAATACTAGAAGTCTTAGAAAGCTTTGCACCAGAGCGATCTAATGAGCTCAGACAACCCTAACACGTCCTTGCTATTGTGCTTTGTTGTGTAAAGAGCAAAATACAAGACCATATTGAAGAAATGGTAAATACTACGAGATACTCTACCATTAAGGAAGCAATCAATACAGAGTCAGTCCAGTGCATTCAGAGCCCGAGATTAGTCCTGCAATGAGAACAGACGTCTCCGTGAAATGACTAATTGCTGAATACACCCAAGAACTGTCGGTAATAATATATAAGGTACAAGATTACTAATTCTGTTGGTGTTGACTCAGCTTTCTTCTACTGCTAAAATGTTGTTGAAATGAATACAGCAGTTTTTCGTggacaaatataaatatcatggctaaggttaaataaaaatatttgttatatgtctgtatatttctgACGTCCTACACCATCACTTTCTTTGCTAAATGATGAGCAACACCAACCTTTAGTGAATAAAATTGTCGTTTCTATGAATACGAAACTACAGAATAATGTTTCGTTCCTAACTTTATTCCGTCCAAATTAGAGACATTTCCAACAACCCACGTCTCGTCGGAAGAAGTCTTGCTTTGAATAGAATAAAGTTTAGTTAGAGTGTCCTTTCTCAAACTGATGACATCTGAAGACAAAGTAGACCAGCACATATTTAAAGACATATTGAAACTAGAGACAGACTTAGTTGTTCTGACAGTTTATTGTCAGAACTTGCGAAATAATTCTGTTGATTGCCTGCTTATTGTTTGATAAACTTCTTCTATTACTGGGACGGATCCAGTTTTAAACTGACATCGAGAGGAGCCAATTCAATAGAGATGGTTGTTGCTAATGAACCGTGGAAAGAAATCTCTACAACATTCTTTATTATGTCGATGTGGAAAATCTAAATGAAGGTTTGTTGTGAAATATAGAAGTTGTGTTGAAGCTGTCATTGTCCAGTCTGACTCGTGACATCTTCGTCATTGGCTCTGTATTAATATGTAAGTATTATTAATAGAAACAACATCTACATTGTATAGGTCATGTCATTCTTCCTACATATCTGTTTGTTTTGATGTATTCaaagataaaggaaagaaagtgaagaagagaaggaatttTCCTAAAGTAGCGATGATGTCTTAATCCCCATACGGggatatatatgtagtatagtGAACTCAAAAACTTGCTTTAACTGACATTGCCTATTGTCTGAATACTTTCGTTGTTTACTCTTTAAtgaacgatatatacatacatctcctTCAATACCACTCCCCCCCCATTTCAGTTGGGGGGGGGGCTGCAAGCTACTTGGGGatctcactgctgctggtgccacataaaaactgGTTTgcggcgtccagccatagaaactacgCCTAAggagacagtagagcttggcacagtcttctgcCTATCCATTGGTCAGTAGACTTGAGAAAATATTGTTTAGGAACAGTCGAGGGTTGGAGACAAGGAGACCAGCTAGTTGTTGAAAGTCAAGAATACCAtctgcaagtatggaaaaatagacGAGGATATATAATACAATGATAATGTATCTAGAAAAGGGCTGGATGTATTGGATGAGTTCCCTTGTCGAAGTGAAGGTTTTTATCAGAAGTTTATTAACATAAAAGTAATATAGTAAAATCTGTACGTTTTAAATATTCtccatattttatattgtttcccttttatttcagaatattggATGACATTGCCATAAAAGAATTTGAGTTTACAGTATCTTCAAATCGCAACAAAAATAGAGTTGATGGAAATATAGctgaaaatataacaagaaaaagtaaaatatctgtgatgagagaaggaaaaggatgGCAGATAAACTATGTAGAAGACAGCCTGATAGTATTCATTTTCTCAGtgatgaaaagaaagaggaagtaaaaaCATGTTATCAGTGTGATGTCTGTAAAAAGACATTCTCTTGGGAAAGTAACCTAACTGTTCACAAACGAATTCatgcaggagagaaaccatatcaatgtgatgtttgtggtggttCATTCACTCAAAATggtgacttaactaaacacaaacatattcatagtAGAGATGGACCGTAtcagtgtgacatctgtggtaaatcattctctggaaggattcatttaactagacacaaacacattcatatgggaaagaagccatatcagtgtgatgtctgtggaaaatcattttctcaaatagGTCACTTAAGTAGCCACAAACGTgtgcatacaggagagaaaccatatcgctgtgatatctgtggtaaatcagtCTCAACAAatagtaaattaaatatacacaaacgtcTTCACACAGGAGACAAACCATAttcctgtgatatctgtggtaagtcattcacTAATAGTAGTCACTTAATTTCTCACAaaaacattcatacaggagagaagccatattgctgtgatgtttgtggtgaatcattctctcgaaatggtgacttaactaaacacaaacgtgttcatactggagagaaaccatatcactgtgaagtctgtggtaaaacattctctgcCAGTAGTGctttaactatacacaaacatattcacacgggagagaaaccgtatcactgtgatatctgtaataaatcattCTCCCAAATAAGTCACTTAAGTAGccacaaacgcatgcatacaggagagaaaccatatcattgtgatatctgtggtaaatcattctctgaaagtagtgTCCTAACTAagcataaacgtattcacactggagaaaaaccatttcattgtgacatttgtggtaaatcattttctgtaaatattaacttaactactcacaaacgtattcacacaggagagaagccatatcactgtgatatctgtggtaaatcattatCTGTAAGTAgtcacttaactactcacaaacgtcttcatacaggagagaaaccatttcattgtaATATATGTGGTAATTCGTTCACTAATAGTAGCCATTTAAAtgctcacaaatacattcatacaggagagaaaccatatcactgtgatatctgtggtgaatcattctctcgaaatggtgacttaactaaacacaagcgtgttcatactggagagaaaccatatcactgtgatatctgtgataaatcattctctgatggaAGTAACTTAAtcaaacataaacgtattcatacaggggagaagccatatcactgtgagatctgtggtaaatcattcactggaAGTCGTCActtaactattcacaaacgtcttcatactggggaaaagccatattgctgtgagatctgtgataaatcattctctgcaagtagttacttaactaaacacaaacgtattcatacaggagagaaacagcataactgtaatatctgtggtaaatcatttcctCAAAAATGTCATTTAACCAAACATATAACTCTTCATCATACAAAACAGTATTAATATCATAATTTGGATTGTATTAAATAAGGTACTGCTTGTAGACCATTATATTTTTGTGGATCAaatacatttttcctttttcttgttgttttaatTGGTAATTCCATAAATATTGATACTTTTCCATGCAGTAAATTTTGTAATTCTACCAAAACACTGCTTGAATTTCCTACATGTGAAAGTATcaatattcacaaatattaatattgatattttccatTAGTGATACTAGTTGTTGAAGTACAGAAATTAGTAAATTACTTTTAATGATGGAACTCAAAGTAGATTAAAGCTCTGAATAAGAATGTGTAGAATACTGGGCTAAAAAAAACCCTTGGATGGGGAAAAAAGTGGAAGGCTACCTGTGATGTAAacacaaattaatattttttcatttataaattctGTTAATGAAATTCACTTTTTAACTTCTTGTtggtaaatatttcaattttatgaaTAGCAAGGAGGAAGAAGACAAAATTGATTTGATGATCAAAATGTTGGTAATATACTGTATCTATGATAACAGGGTGGTAACAATACCCGAACACTTAATTTTTCTATAACTTCATCTATATCTTCATTGGCAAGGTAACTGTCCTctgatattttcaataaaattgttttattctatCAAAATATTCTTCCAGATTTCATCTCACTTATTTCCTGAAGGGAGAAAAGGCACATTTGGTTtttactctcggagtggttggcgttaggaagggcatccagctgtagaaactctgccaaatcagattggagcctggtgtagccttcgggctccaccagtcctcagtcaaatcgtccaacccatgccagcatggaaagcggacgttaaatgacgatgatgatgatgattgtgggtAAATAACTGAGGAACCTATTCTCATAAGCCATGTTATAACATCCctgtgtagtggatcttgcaaGCATGAGGTGGATTTGATCCtagatagccaaatttaaattaacacttcaacaCATCTTTTCTCACAGTGGAACAATGGTTTTGATGAGTGACAGTaattacatttgccagatgccttatCTAAGCAAAATAAgatcttcaccacttgacccttctaaccccTTATaagccaccaaaagctagaattaaaATATCACAGCACCACCATTGTTCTCAACAACacgtctatccttctggatagttataaaagcaagaacccccAAGCAAAGGTCACTTGGTCAGTTGGTGAGAACTACCATCAGTTACTACCACTAGAATCATGGCCACAAGCAGGTAGTTACTAAAGACAGACGACCagaggggaaaaagaaagaagtttacAATCAGAGACTATATGAAACAACatcccacactctctcactctcactagcTCACTTattttctcttacaacatcactGTATCTCTATTTGTGGATTACTACTAAAAGAATgtgtacacaaaatatacaaggaaAATCTATGACAGCTAACTTTACTTTGCATGCTTTACAATTTCATCACCTGCCTGTCAAGGCAAGGTATTGTATAAtgtaatggtaaaataaatattttcttcacaacttcaatcacagttctttcatctttacataatggcaATCAACAAAGAATCAATCCTTACAAACTGATTACGACCCCGACATTCCATCCTGCTGTGTATCAACTATCGTTTATCATATTACTGTTCACAAATCAACGTTTATTGTTTATCAAATTAATTTCAACTGAAACAAATTAACTTCATCGTTACAGCTGATGACCCAACCATTACACATCCCTGTACAGTTATTAGGTAAGAAATACAGAAaccattaaagaaaatatttcatttatatcattatGTGCATATGATATCTTGTATGTATTCTGGATCTTCTATACATTGTTTCATGTATCTTACGTATATTCTGGTTTAAATGTTATTACGGATGTATCCCACCAAGGGACCAATTTGATGCTGGTTTCGATTTCTAcagttttatcatttcttttatttctagtaTGATTCCTTCATGGTTAAACTAAATGTTAATTTGCAAGTATCAATGTAACCTTAAACTTAATGCAAAATGGATGACAATTTGTGAATCATTGTTTCACCTGCAGCCCATGAGTCCATGTTGCCCCACTGGCAGAGCAAGCATATCACATGGTGCAGACACCATTGTTGTAGTCATTGTTCATTGCTGAGGCATAGAGGCTATGTTCAGTAGTGAGCGGTGGTCACCATTGGACCTGACTACAAAATgtgtttcaattttcttttctattattgtttgaaacttttgaattctattttcttcaATGCTATTCCTTTCTCCACTCACAGGTGCAGGCACAGCTGTGTCGTTAGGAAGTTGGCTTTCCGACCATATGGTTTTGGTTTCACTTCTACTGCAAGCCTTCTAGGATGGCTctgggccaagcaaagccttgtgagaggatggccctgggccaagcaaagccttgtgagaggatggccctgggccaagcaaagccttgtgaaaagATGGCTctgggccaagcaaagccttgtgaaagggtCTCAGAAGCAGAAACTAAaataagctcatatatatatatatNNNNNNNNNNNNNNNNNNNNNNNNNNNNNNNNNNNNNNNNNNNNNNNNNNNNNNNNNNNNNNNNNNggttgttgccagtgccactggactggctcctgtgcaggtggcagataaaaagcaccatttgagcatggcggctgctagtaccgcctgactagctctcataccagtggcatgtaaaagcacccactacactctcagagtggttggcgttaggaagggcatccagctgtagaaactctgccagatcagactggagtctggtgtagccatctggtttcaccagtcctcagtcaaaccgtccaacccatgcttgcatggaaagtggacgttaaacgatgatgatgatgaatgtgtgtgtgtgtgtgtgtgctgccttTGTGTTTTGATATTGCTTGACAGGTATCAACAAACATCACTGTCATGGAAGTATCATGCCTTGCAGCCATAGACCCTGTGTATTCACCTCTTCTGCAAGACACCTGCTCCTGTCCCTTTGTCATTCTTTCATATCACTCAGggtgggagctggcagaatctttagcaaacCATGCAAAaggcttagtagcattttgtccgtcttcacattctgagttctaattctgctggggtcaactttgccttttatcctttcattcaatctggccagccccaaagagAAACTAAGCTAAGGGCAtgagattccttggaagaaagcagcgaatgtatacgaaatcAAGGAcataaaaaatggagaaatggtacacaaatacaaatgcaaataaaggacattaacaacaggtgtctttcgactaaggatgaattgaattaagctggcgtgtgtggacgTGAAGGCTTACAGcagggacatacatacatatatatatgtatgtatatatatctatgtgcatgtgtctctgtgcTTCAAAAAATAATTCCTAgggttgattagtttgactaaaacccttcaaagtggtgctccagcatggctgcagtcaaatgactgaaacaagtaaaagataaaagatatatatatataaaaggggtgAAATCCAAGCTGTGTTCACATGAAGCTTATTTGCAAATCCCAGCTCACAACTCTAGATGCAGATGGTTTATCTTTTGGAAGTAAACTATCCGTAACAATTGGAATTCCTGGTCAAGAATATCAATCACAGAACATTGATATACTAAAACAAAAACTGGAATTTGtggtattattttttaattctgtagtcaaatttctttcaatacaACATTGGAAACACATTTCATGAACAtagataatagtaatagtagtagtaatataaatataatgaatttacagtttaataatatatatacattatgcttCTCATTAGAAGAAggtcccatacatacacacaaaaaatatttattatatatatatatatatatatatgacaaataagaaagtggagaggatCCAAAATCGACAGATATCTGGCAGTAAACATTCCAggatgtctatttattccaatgtattaTTTGAGTACACATTTATGAGTAGTAAAGAATATCAAATAGAAAGAGTTGGTAATTTCAAGAATGAGGACGTGGAAGCATATAATCATATAGGAACAGGTGATTAATTGAGTAAATGAGCAGATTGTTAGTAGGTGCTAGTTCCTTACGgctgtttctgccaagaggtAACGAAACCTCCCAGGTTATCTGCATCTGTTCAGTGTTATGCAGGGATGAACAGGTAAGGCTTGGATAATGAGGCACATTCATTATCCAAGCCTTACCTGCCCATCCCTACATAACACTGAACAGATGGAGATGACCTGGGAGGTTTCATTTTTCTATGCATTtacagcagaattcaaggtcagTTCATGTCAAACAGCTTCACTTTGCATACTTTGGCTCCATCAGCATAGCAGCAGTccggatactttttgatcaggcCTCATACATGGTGGGATGGTGGGTGGTAGGGGGAGATGGGTTGTGGGGGAAATTATGACAGAGAGCAGATTATCTACGTGTAAGGTGGTGGGGGGACACTTTACATATAAACTTCCACCTCTGTAACATGGACCATACCTTCAAACCCACCACTGAAGCTCTATGTAAACATAATGTGAACTACTGCCTAAAATTATCCTTCCTGAAAAAACTCCTCCTGACAATGACTATATTCCCCTATCCACCATTGGACGAAATAACATGGATTTTATAATACATCATGGGAAGTCTGTATTCCCCTTGCTACATCATGCACTGCATTTATCACAAACTTCATTCTGATAATGAGCTCATTATTCTGGTGTATGAATACttatgtgtttagttaagtggCTTTTCTgggggaatgatttaccacatatgtcacagagatatggcttctctcctgtgtgagaaCGTTTATGAATAGTTAAGTCGCTATTTTGAGGAaatgatttactgcagatatcacactggaatggtttctctcctgtatgaatacgtttgtgagcagTTAAGTGACTGTTCTGAGCAAAgaattttccacagatatcacagtgatgagGTTTATCTCcagtatgtatgcgtttgtgtgtagttaagtgatGCTTTACAGAAAATGCCTTACCACACACATCGCAttcatatggtttctctcctgtgtgaatacgtttatgattaGTCAAGTGACTTGGTgcagggaatgatttaccacaggtatcacaataATATGATtcctctccagtatgaatacgcttaTGAGTAGTGAAATACccacttccagagaatgatttaccacatatatcacaatgatatggcctctcacctgtgtgaatgtgtttatgtctaGATAGGTTACTACTGagagcaaatgatttaccacagatactacagtgatatggcttctctcctgtatgaatacgtatgtgtttagttaACTCTCCACTTCCAgacaatgatttaccacagatatcacattggtacagtttctctcctgtgtgaatgtgtctgtgtctagTTAGGTTgcctttttgagagaatgatttactacagatatcacagtgatatggtttctctcctgtatgaagacGCTTATGTGTAGCTAAGTGGTTatttagagagaatgatttaccacagatatcacagtgatacggtttctctcctgtatgaaagCGTTTATGTCTAGTTAGGTTGcctttttgagagaatgacttaccacagatatcacagtgatatagtttctctcctgtatgaatcaGTTTGTGAGCAGTTAATTTACCctttgcagagaatgatttattacagatatcacagtggtataatgtttttcctttttctttctcaggGAAATCAATAATTTCAGACTCTGCTTCACATTTAATCTTTTTCTCACACAATTCGTCTTCcattcttgtttctctctcaccacaataaatataaaagttcttccctttatttatatattttattcctatttctaCGGCTATATTTCTATCAACTGTGATTTTTGTCAATATTT contains:
- the LOC128250480 gene encoding zinc finger protein 665-like, translating into MESELCGNKVKYELPVESPGSPDDMNNEKEKHLYQCDICRKSFFHRGNLNAHKRIHTGEKPYHCDICGRSFTQKRNLTNHKHIHTGEKPYQCDICGIYFSDGSQLTKHKRIHTGEKPYHCHICGKSFTGSSKLTIHIRIHTGERPYHCDICGKSYSRSGYLTTHKRIHTGEKPYHCDICGKSFSAGNHLASHKHIHTGEKPYHCNICGKSFSLSNHLTTHKRIHTGEKPFHCDICGKSFSGSSDLTKHKRIHTGEKPFHCDFCGKSFSHGNSLTTHMYIHIGEKPYHCDICGKSFSRNSHLASHKRIHTGEKPYLCDICGKSFSQSGILTSHRRIHTGEKPYFCDICGKSFSDGRSAITKHKRIHTGEKPYHCDICGKSFSRNDHLITHKRIHTGEKPYHCDICGKSFSDGSYLTKHKLIHTGEKSYTCDICGKSFSENGDLNTHVCVHIEE
- the LOC106879614 gene encoding zinc finger protein 271-like, which codes for MADKLCRRQPDSIHFLSDEKKEEVKTCYQCDVCKKTFSWESNLTVHKRIHAGEKPYQCDVCGGSFTQNGDLTKHKHIHSRDGPYQCDICGKSFSGRIHLTRHKHIHMGKKPYQCDVCGKSFSQIGHLSSHKRVHTGEKPYRCDICGKSVSTNSKLNIHKRLHTGDKPYSCDICGKSFTNSSHLISHKNIHTGEKPYCCDVCGESFSRNGDLTKHKRVHTGEKPYHCEVCGKTFSASSALTIHKHIHTGEKPYHCDICNKSFSQISHLSSHKRMHTGEKPYHCDICGKSFSESSVLTKHKRIHTGEKPFHCDICGKSFSVNINLTTHKRIHTGEKPYHCDICGKSLSVSSHLTTHKRLHTGEKPFHCNICGNSFTNSSHLNAHKYIHTGEKPYHCDICGESFSRNGDLTKHKRVHTGEKPYHCDICDKSFSDGSNLIKHKRIHTGEKPYHCEICGKSFTGSRHLTIHKRLHTGEKPYCCEICDKSFSASSYLTKHKRIHTGEKQHNCNICGKSFPQKCHLTKHITLHHTKQY